In Pseudomonas sp. LRP2-20, the genomic window CGCGGTGATAACTGGGACGGAATGACTGGCACCGCTGGCATCCATAGACTCAACGAAAATCACGCCGTTGGCTGAACGAGGACACTGAATTCGAGTCACCATGCGCGCCCTATCCGGGCGGCGGGCTTCGGCCCAGGGGCCCCTTGAAGGGGCCCTTTTTTATGCCTGCCTTCAGGCCTTGGGCATTGCCGCGATCGCATCCACCGCTTCACGGATCAGCGCTGGCCCCTTGTAGATGAAGCCCGAGTAGATCTGCACCAGGCTGGCCCCAGCGGCGATTTTCTCTGCCGCATGCCGGCCTTCGGTAATACCCCCGGCGGCGATGATCGGCAGCTTGCCACCGAGCTCGCTGGCCAGCACCTTGACGATATGGGTGCTCTTCTCCAGTACTGGCGCACCCGACAGGCCACCGGCCTCGCCACCATGCTCCAGCCCTTCGACGCCATCGCGGCCCAGGGTGGTGTTGGTGGCAATCACCGCATCCATACCCGACTCCATCAGCGCCGCGGCCACCAGCGCGGTTTCTTCGTCGCTCATGTCCGGCGCAATCTTGATAGCCAGCGGCACGCGCTTGCCATGCTCGGTGGCCAGCTGCTCACGGCGCTCGGCCAGGGCATCGAGCAGCTGCTTGAGCGAGTCGCCGAACTGCAGGCTACGCAGGCCAGGGGTGTTCGGCGAGCTGACGTTGACGGTGATGTAGCTGGCTTCGGTATACACCTTGTTCAGGCAGATCAGGTAGTCATCGACCGCACGCTCGACCGGGGTATCGAAATTCTTGCCGATGTTGATCCCCAACACGCCGTTGTAGCGCGAAGCACGCACGCGTTCGAGCAGGTTATCGACGCCCAGGTTGTTGAAGCCCATGCGGTTGATGATCGCCGTCGCCTGCGGCAGGCGGAACAACCGCGGCTTGGGGTTGCCCGGCTGCGGACGCGGGGTCACGGTGCCGATCTCGACGAAGCCGAAGCCCAGCTGGGCAAAGCCGTCGATGGCCGCGCCGTTCTTGTCCAGGCCCGCCGCCAGCCCCACCGGGTTGGCGAAGTTCAAGCCCATCACGGTCACCGGCAGTGCGGCCGGCTGCTTGCACAGCACACCGTTGAGCCCAAGCCGGCCACCGGCGCCGATCAGGTCCAGGGACAGGTCATGGGAGGTTTCCGGGGAAAGCTTGAACAGCAGCTGGCGGGCCAGGGTATACATGGGCGGGCAAGGCTCGGGGTGAGTGAGGCAGCGATTATAGCCAGCGCGCGCCCGGCATGACAGGGGCTTGGCACATGGGTTGCTACTTCCCTTGCCTACAGCCTATTCAGTACGGGCGAGGACCTTCGTGAATACAGCACCTCTAGCCTGGGTAAACGGCAGCGACGCGCCGGAAAAACCCAGCCTCAACATCGGCTACATGGCCCTGACCGATTGCGCCTCGGTGGTGGTCGCCGCCACCCAGGGCTTCGCCCAGCAACACGGCCTGACCCTCAACCTCAAGCGCCAGGGCTCCTGGGCCGGCTTGCGCGACAAGCTGGCCAGCGGCGAACTGGACGCCGCCCATTGCCTCTACGGCCTGGTCTACGCCGTGCACCTGGGCATCGGTGGTGTGCCGGCCAGCGACATGGCGGTACTCATGGGGCTGAACCAGAATGCCCAGGCCATCAACCTGTCGCCGGCCCTGCAGCGCCAAGGCGTGACCAGCCCTGAAGCACTGGCCCAACGGGTGCACCAGCATGGCGCGCGACTGACCTTCGCCCAGACCTTCCCCACCGGCACCCACGCCATGTGGCTGTATTACTGGCTGGCCAGCCAAGGCATCCACCCGTTGCACGACGTCACCAGCGTGGTGGTGCCACCGGCCCAGATGGCGGCGCATATCCAGGCCGGGCGCATCGACGGCTTCTGCGTCGGCGAACCTTGGGCCGCTGCCGCCGTCAGCCAAGGCCAGGGCTTCACCCTGGCCACCAGCCAGTCGATCTGGCCCGACCACCCGGAAAAGGTACTGGCCAGCGCCCGCGCCTTTGTCGAGCACTACCCCAACAGCGCACGCGCGCTGGTCAAGGCGGTGCTCGCTGCCAGCCGGTTTATCGAACACAGCCCTGAGAACCTGCGCAGCACCGCGCAGTTGCTCAGCGGCAGCGCCTACCTCGACACGCCCCTCGAGAACATCGAGCCGCGCCTGCAGGGTGATTATCAGGACGGCCTGGGCAACGCCTGGCACGATCGGCATGCCCTGCGCCTGTTCGACCAGGGCCGCGCCAACCTGCCATACCTGTCGGATGGCATGTGGTTCATGACCCAGTTCCGCCGCTGGGGCCTGCTGCGCGACGACCCTGACTACCTCGGCGTGGCTCGCCAGGTGCAGCAATTGCAGTTGTACAGCGAGGCCGCCGGCGCACTTGGCGTGCCCTGCCCCGAGTCAGCCATGCGCAGCAGCCTGCTGATCGATGGCACGCGCTGGGACGGCACTGATCCGTATGCCTACGCCCGCAGTTTCCGCCTGCACGCCTTGGGCGATACGCCCGATGCCCGAGTCGGTCTGTGAGGGCCATCACCATGCTGCGCATCCTGCTGATCGACGATACCCGGAACAAGCTTGGCCGCCTCAAGGCGGCATTGCGCGAAGCGGGCTTCGAGGTGATCGAGGCGCCAGACTTGACCATTGACCTGCCCGCCTGCGTCGAAACGGTGCGCCCGGACGTCGTGCTGATCGATACCGACTCACCCGACCGCGACGTCATGGAACAGGTGGTGCTGGTCAGCCGCGACCAGCCACGACCAATCGTGCTGTTCACCGACGAACATGACCCGGCGGTGATGCGCCAGGCGATCCAGGCCGGGGTCAGCGCCTACATCGTCGAAGGCATTCATGCCGCGCGGCTGCAGCCGATTCTCGATGTGGCCATGGCCCGCTTCGAGAGTGACCAGGCCCTCAAGGCCCAGCTGCTGGCGCGCGACCAGCAACTGGCCGAGCGCAAGCGCATCGAACAGGCCAAGGGGCTGCTGATGAAGATGAAGGACTGCAACGAGGAACAGGCCTACACCCTGATGCGCCGGCAGGCCATGAGCCGGCAGCAGAAGCTCATCCAGGTGGCCGAGCAGATCATTGCCATGCATGAAATGCTCGGCTGACGCGGCGCCCGTTGCGCAGCCGCGAAAAGGCTGGCACACGCGATAAAAGTTGGCCCAGCTCTTGCTGAAGAAATTCCACCGGTAGCCAACGGCGGTTGCCTCATAAAACTCCCGACAAAGACGTCGCTCTCCCCTCCACGCCAGTGGACCGGGTAGCGGCGTCTTTTTCGTTTCCGTTGCATAGCCCAGTGAGGTGTTCGATGAGTACCAGCTTCTGGAAATCCGGGCATGTGCCCACGCTGTTCGCCGCGTTCCTGTATTTCGACCTGAGCTTCATGGTCTGGTACCTGCTTGGCCCGCTGGCAGTACAGATCGCCGCCGACCTGCAACTGAGCGCCCAGCAACGCGGCCTGATGGTGGCCACGCCGATTCTCGCCGGTGCGGTGCTGCGCTTCGTCATGGGTGTGCTGGTCGACCGCCTTTCGCCGAAAACCGCCGGCCTGATCGGCCAGGTGATCGTCATCGTCGCCCTCGCCGGCGCCTGGTACCTGGGCGTGCACAGCTATGAGCAGGCCCTGCTGTTGGGCGTGTTCCTCGGTGTTGCCGGCGCTTCGTTCGCCGTGTCGCTGCCGCTGGCCTCGCAGTGGTATCCGCCGCAGCACCAAGGCAAGGCCATGGGCATCGCCGGGGCGGGCAACTCCGGTACGGTGTTCGCCGCACTGCTGGCCCCGGTGCTGGCCGCCGGGTTTGGCTGGAACAATGTGTTCGGCTTTGCCGTGCTGCCACTGCTGCTGGCCCTGACGCTGTTCGCCCTGCTCGCCCGCAACGCCCCACAACGGCCCAAACCCAAGGCGGCAGCCGACTACCTGAAAGCCCTGGGCGACCGTGACAGCTGGTGGTTCATGTTCTTCTACAGCGTCACCTTCGGTGGCTTCATCGGCCTGGCCAGCGCCCTGCCCGGCTACTTCAGCGACCAGTACGCCCTGAGCCCGGTCACCGCCGGCTACTACACCGCGGCCTGCGTGTTCGCCGGCAGCCTGATGCGCCCGTTGGGTGGCGCTTTGGCCGATCGTTTCGGCGGCATCCGCACCCTGCTCGGCATGTACAGCGTGGCCGCCATCTGCATCGCCGCGGTCGGCTTCAACCTGCCGAGCGCCGCAGCGGCCCTGGCGTTGTTCGTCAGTGCCATGCTCGGCCTCGGCGCTGGCAACGGCGCAGTGTTCCAGCTGGTGCCGCAACGCTTCCGCCAGGAGATCGGCGTGATGACCGGGCTGATCGGCATGGCCGGTGGCACCGGCGGCTTCCTGCTGGCAGCGGGCCTCGGCGCCATCAAGCAGCACAGCGGCGACTATCAGCTGGGCCTGTGGCTGTTCGCCAGCCTTGGCCTGCTCGCCTGGTTCGGCCTGCACGGGGTCAAGCAACGCTGGCGCACCACCTGGGGCTCGGCAGCGGTTACCGCGGCACGGGTCTGAGGCGGCGCCATGAGCCTGCAACTGAGCTTTGCCCAGGCCAGCGCCACCGGGCCACGCACGGAGAACCAGGACGCCCTGCGCCTGGTCACGCCGGCGCCGGAGCTGGCCGCCAGCAAGGGTTACCTGTTCGCCCTCGCCGATGGCGTCAGCCAATGCGCCGACGGCGGCCTGGCTGCCCGTGCCAGCTTGCAGGCACTGGCCATGGACTATTACGCCACGCCCGCCACCTGGGGCGTGGCCCAGGCCCTTGACCGCCTGCTGCTGGCACAGAACCGCTGGTTGCGCGCCCAGGGCAGCCAGCCCCTGCTCACCACACTGAGCGCCCTGGTACTGCGCGGGCGCCGCTTCACCCTGGCGCACGTGGGCGACTGTCGGGCCTATCGCTGGCATGCCGGGCGCCTGCAGTGCCTGAGCCAAGACCACGTCTGGGACCAGCCCGGCATGCAACACGTGCTAAAGCGCGCGCTGGGCCTGGACCAGCATCTGCTGGTCGACTACCTGGACGGCGAACTGCAGGCCGGTGAATGCTACCTGCTGCTCAGCGACGGCGTATGGGCCAGCCTTGGCGACCAGCACATCCAGGCCGTGCTGCGCGAACAGCCCGACCTGCAGTCGGCCGCCGACACACTGGTTGCCAGCGCCCACCACAACGGCAGCCAGGACAATGCCAGCGCCTTGCTGGTTAGGGTGGACCAGCTGGGCACGGCCAACCTCGGCGACACCTTGGTGCAACTGCAGCAATGGCCATTACCGGGCCCGCTACGCGAAGGCCAGCTGCTCGATGGCTGGCAGGTCGAAACGTGCCTGGCGCATAGCCGCCAGTCACTGCTCTATCGTGTGCACGATGCCCAGGGCCAGCCATGGCTGCTGAAGACCTTGCCCGAGGACCGCGAACAGGAACCCGGCGCCGCACAAGGCCTGCTGCTGGAGGAATGGTTCCTGCGCCGGGTCGCAGGCCGCCACTTCCCTGAGCTGCACGCCGCCAGCCAGCGTCAGCACCTGTACTACGTGATGCGCGAACACAGCGGCAAGACCCTCGCGGCACACGTTGCCGAACAGGGCCCGCTGGCGCTGGCGCAGTGGATGGAAGTCGCCCGCCAGCTGCTCCAAGCGGTCGGCGTACTGCACCGGCGCAACCTGCTGCACCGGGACATCAAGCCCGACAACCTGCACCTGGGTGATGACGGCCAGCTGCGCCTGCTGGACTTCGGTCTGGCATACTGCCCCGGCCTTTCCCAGGAGCCGCTGCACGAGCTGCCCGGCACGCCTTCGTTCATTGCCCCGGAAGCCTTTGAGGGCCAGCCGCCGAGCCCGCGCCAGGACCTGTACGCGGTCGGCGTCACGCTCTATCTGCTGCTGACCGGGCACTACCCCTACGGCGAGATCGAGGCCTTCCAGCGCCCACGCTTCGGCCAGCCGGTCAATGCATCCCGCTATCGCCCCGACCTGCCCGAATGGCTGCAGCACAACCTGCTGCAAGCCGTGGCAACAGACCCGGCGCAACGCTTTGAAACCGCCGAACAGTGGCTACTGCTGCTCGAGCGCGGTGACCGTCAGGAACTGCCCAGCCGCCCGCGCCCGCTGCTCGAACGCGAGCCGCTGAAGGTCTGGCGGACCCTGGCCCTGCTGTCTCTGCTGTTCAACCTGATGCTGCTGTTTGCCCTGCTCAAGGGTTGAGCGCACCTTGTCCATGAGGAAACGTTTATGAATGCAAAAGTATGGCTGGTCGGTGCCGGCCCTGGCGATCCTGAACTGCTCACGCTCAAGGCCGTGCGCGCGCTGCAACAGGCCGAGGTGGTGATGATCGACGATCTGGTCAACCCCGCCATACTGGAGCATTGCCCGCAAGCCAGGGTAATTGCCGTTGGCAAGCGCGGCGGTTGTCGTTCCACGCCCCAGGCCTTCATCCAGCGCCTGATGCTGCGTCATGCACGGCAGGGGCGTTGTGTGGTCAGGCTCAAGGGCGGTGACCCGTGCATCTTTGGCCGTGGCGGCGAGGAGGCACTGTGGCTGCAGGGCCACGGTATCGACGTGGAGTTGGTCAACGGCATAACCGCAGGTTTGGCCGGTGCCACCCAGTGCGGAATCTCGCTGACCT contains:
- a CDS encoding quinone-dependent dihydroorotate dehydrogenase, producing MYTLARQLLFKLSPETSHDLSLDLIGAGGRLGLNGVLCKQPAALPVTVMGLNFANPVGLAAGLDKNGAAIDGFAQLGFGFVEIGTVTPRPQPGNPKPRLFRLPQATAIINRMGFNNLGVDNLLERVRASRYNGVLGINIGKNFDTPVERAVDDYLICLNKVYTEASYITVNVSSPNTPGLRSLQFGDSLKQLLDALAERREQLATEHGKRVPLAIKIAPDMSDEETALVAAALMESGMDAVIATNTTLGRDGVEGLEHGGEAGGLSGAPVLEKSTHIVKVLASELGGKLPIIAAGGITEGRHAAEKIAAGASLVQIYSGFIYKGPALIREAVDAIAAMPKA
- a CDS encoding CmpA/NrtA family ABC transporter substrate-binding protein, with translation MNTAPLAWVNGSDAPEKPSLNIGYMALTDCASVVVAATQGFAQQHGLTLNLKRQGSWAGLRDKLASGELDAAHCLYGLVYAVHLGIGGVPASDMAVLMGLNQNAQAINLSPALQRQGVTSPEALAQRVHQHGARLTFAQTFPTGTHAMWLYYWLASQGIHPLHDVTSVVVPPAQMAAHIQAGRIDGFCVGEPWAAAAVSQGQGFTLATSQSIWPDHPEKVLASARAFVEHYPNSARALVKAVLAASRFIEHSPENLRSTAQLLSGSAYLDTPLENIEPRLQGDYQDGLGNAWHDRHALRLFDQGRANLPYLSDGMWFMTQFRRWGLLRDDPDYLGVARQVQQLQLYSEAAGALGVPCPESAMRSSLLIDGTRWDGTDPYAYARSFRLHALGDTPDARVGL
- a CDS encoding ANTAR domain-containing response regulator — protein: MLRILLIDDTRNKLGRLKAALREAGFEVIEAPDLTIDLPACVETVRPDVVLIDTDSPDRDVMEQVVLVSRDQPRPIVLFTDEHDPAVMRQAIQAGVSAYIVEGIHAARLQPILDVAMARFESDQALKAQLLARDQQLAERKRIEQAKGLLMKMKDCNEEQAYTLMRRQAMSRQQKLIQVAEQIIAMHEMLG
- a CDS encoding nitrate/nitrite transporter, encoding MSTSFWKSGHVPTLFAAFLYFDLSFMVWYLLGPLAVQIAADLQLSAQQRGLMVATPILAGAVLRFVMGVLVDRLSPKTAGLIGQVIVIVALAGAWYLGVHSYEQALLLGVFLGVAGASFAVSLPLASQWYPPQHQGKAMGIAGAGNSGTVFAALLAPVLAAGFGWNNVFGFAVLPLLLALTLFALLARNAPQRPKPKAAADYLKALGDRDSWWFMFFYSVTFGGFIGLASALPGYFSDQYALSPVTAGYYTAACVFAGSLMRPLGGALADRFGGIRTLLGMYSVAAICIAAVGFNLPSAAAALALFVSAMLGLGAGNGAVFQLVPQRFRQEIGVMTGLIGMAGGTGGFLLAAGLGAIKQHSGDYQLGLWLFASLGLLAWFGLHGVKQRWRTTWGSAAVTAARV
- a CDS encoding bifunctional protein-serine/threonine kinase/phosphatase yields the protein MSLQLSFAQASATGPRTENQDALRLVTPAPELAASKGYLFALADGVSQCADGGLAARASLQALAMDYYATPATWGVAQALDRLLLAQNRWLRAQGSQPLLTTLSALVLRGRRFTLAHVGDCRAYRWHAGRLQCLSQDHVWDQPGMQHVLKRALGLDQHLLVDYLDGELQAGECYLLLSDGVWASLGDQHIQAVLREQPDLQSAADTLVASAHHNGSQDNASALLVRVDQLGTANLGDTLVQLQQWPLPGPLREGQLLDGWQVETCLAHSRQSLLYRVHDAQGQPWLLKTLPEDREQEPGAAQGLLLEEWFLRRVAGRHFPELHAASQRQHLYYVMREHSGKTLAAHVAEQGPLALAQWMEVARQLLQAVGVLHRRNLLHRDIKPDNLHLGDDGQLRLLDFGLAYCPGLSQEPLHELPGTPSFIAPEAFEGQPPSPRQDLYAVGVTLYLLLTGHYPYGEIEAFQRPRFGQPVNASRYRPDLPEWLQHNLLQAVATDPAQRFETAEQWLLLLERGDRQELPSRPRPLLEREPLKVWRTLALLSLLFNLMLLFALLKG
- the cobA gene encoding uroporphyrinogen-III C-methyltransferase translates to MNAKVWLVGAGPGDPELLTLKAVRALQQAEVVMIDDLVNPAILEHCPQARVIAVGKRGGCRSTPQAFIQRLMLRHARQGRCVVRLKGGDPCIFGRGGEEALWLQGHGIDVELVNGITAGLAGATQCGISLTSRGVSRGVTLVTAHTQDDSELNWAALAQGGTTLVVYMGVARLEQIRRGLLEGGMLPGMPVAMIENASLPEQRECRSDVSGMVEDARVFGLCSPAILVIGEVVGEQVIQEWIAEAG